The Caloenas nicobarica isolate bCalNic1 chromosome Z, bCalNic1.hap1, whole genome shotgun sequence genome has a segment encoding these proteins:
- the POC5 gene encoding centrosomal protein POC5 isoform X2: MSSNEEKSTSPILPKDSVWGSSVSSDLQDEYEELLHYAVVTPKFEQRVLKRSEPASELRAGVRFAAATNYAINHKTPVLISLKEPSEANMERLCPGLSEETSSQGSTHGPREINETVTTELILPDEKVTQIESILDLWSGSLKTNVLTELRKWRLSLIEHYKLQMREEKEKQTAHVRQLTNEMENLKELLHTYEISIGRKDEVITNLTQALERQKERTELMRKFMLWRIQHVNAKQEEYANRIADKQFRTALLKKVWAAWRSLSEEKWKEKVAKACQLRAEDVCVQLTNDYEAKIAELTAALEQTKTEILQLHSEREQYEDTMKKAFMRGVCALNLEAMTMFQSKDSRTDSDVGGRRNYNGTIVAGRLPSSQNPPSPPPPPATTLQLEDMFSTHLGHASTSQTRLDSDSPVIVTSTAAGSGVASAQKLPVAKVITSARQKAGRTITARITGRADVGQKARICGSLAVMGVVPPVSSIIVEKHHPVTQQTISQATAAKYPRTMLHSSGSTTVRPAGQVGRMLQGQTHTSVQSIKVVD; the protein is encoded by the exons ATGTCATCAAATGAGGAGAAAAGCACAAGTCCAATTTTGCCAAAAGACTCTGTTTGGGGCAGTTCTGTTTCTTCAGATCTTCAG GATGAATATGAAGAGCTGCTTCATTATGCTGTAGTGACTCCGAAGTTTGAACAGCGTGTCTTGAAGAGGTCAGAACCTGCTTCAGAACTGAGAGCAGGTGTCAGATTTGCAGCTGCAACAAATTATGCCATTAACCATAAGACTCCAG ttttaataTCACTGAAGGAGCCTTCTGAGGCCAACATGGAACGACTTTGCCCTGGTCTTTCAGAAGAGACTTCTTCACAAGGGTCCACACATGGTCCAAGAGAAATCAATGAAACTGTAAcaactgaattaattttacCCGATGAAAAAGTAACTCAAATAGAAAGTATACTAGATCTCTGGAGTGGAAGTCTTAAG ACAAATGTTCTGACTGAATTGAGAAAATGGAGACTTAGTTTGATTGAACATTACAAGCTTcaaatgagagaagaaaaagagaaacaaactgCACATGTGAGACAACTGACCAACGAGATGGAAAACCTGAAGGAGCTGCTACATACTTATGAAATATCTATTGGCAGAAAAGATGAG gtgATTACTAACTTGACCCAAGCATTAGAGAGACAAAAGGAGAGAACAGAGCTGATGAGAAAGTTTATGTTGTGGCGAATTCAGCACGTTAATGCCAAACAAGAG GAATATGCAAATAGAATAGCAGACAAACAATTCCGGACAGCTTTATTGAAGAAAGTATGGGCAGCATGGCGCTCTCTTagtgaagaaaaatggaaagaaaaagtagcAAAAGCCTGTCAGTTGAGGGCAGAAGATGTCTGTGTCCAACTCACCAATGATTATGAAGCCAAAATTGCAGAG CTAACTGCTGCTTTGGAACAGACGAAAACTGAGATTCTGCAACTGCACAGTGAAAGAGAACAGTATGAAGACACCATGAAGAAAGCCTTTATGCGTGGTGTATGTGCTTTGAATCTTGAAGCGATGACCATGTTTCAGAGCAAGGACAGTAGGACAGATTCTG ATGTAGGAGGCAGGAGAAATTATAATGGTACCATTGTTGCAGGAAGGCTACCTTCTTCACAAAATCCGCCCTCACCTCCACCTCCACCAGCAACTACTCTTCAGCTGGAAGACATG TTTTCTACCCACCTGGGTCATGCAAGCACTTCTCAGACCAGACTGGACTCAGATTCTCCAGTAATTGTCACTAGCACAGCTGCAGGATCTGGTGTGGCATCAGCTCAAAAACTG CCTGTGGCGAAAGTAATAACATCTGCTCGACAGAAAGCAGGAAGAACAATCACTGCTCGAATCACAGGCCGAGCTGATGTGGGACAAAAAGCCAGAATTTGTGGTAGTTTAGCAGTGATGGGAGTTGTTCCACCCGTGAGTTCCATCATTGTTGAAAAACATCATCCAGTCACTCAG CAAACCATATCCCAAGCCACTGCTGCTAAATATCCTCGAACCATGCTCCATTCTTCTGGTTCTACCACTGTGAGACCTGCAGGACAAGTTGGGCGAATGCTTCAGGGCCAAACTCATACCAGTGTTCAGTCAATAAAAGTTGTTGACTGA
- the POC5 gene encoding centrosomal protein POC5 isoform X1, whose amino-acid sequence MERLCPGLSEETSSQGSTHGPREINETVTTELILPDEKVTQIESILDLWSGSLKTNVLTELRKWRLSLIEHYKLQMREEKEKQTAHVRQLTNEMENLKELLHTYEISIGRKDEVITNLTQALERQKERTELMRKFMLWRIQHVNAKQEEYANRIADKQFRTALLKKVWAAWRSLSEEKWKEKVAKACQLRAEDVCVQLTNDYEAKIAELTAALEQTKTEILQLHSEREQYEDTMKKAFMRGVCALNLEAMTMFQSKDSRTDSDVGGRRNYNGTIVAGRLPSSQNPPSPPPPPATTLQLEDMFSTHLGHASTSQTRLDSDSPVIVTSTAAGSGVASAQKLPVAKVITSARQKAGRTITARITGRADVGQKARICGSLAVMGVVPPVSSIIVEKHHPVTQQTISQATAAKYPRTMLHSSGSTTVRPAGQVGRMLQGQTHTSVQSIKVVD is encoded by the exons ATGGAACGACTTTGCCCTGGTCTTTCAGAAGAGACTTCTTCACAAGGGTCCACACATGGTCCAAGAGAAATCAATGAAACTGTAAcaactgaattaattttacCCGATGAAAAAGTAACTCAAATAGAAAGTATACTAGATCTCTGGAGTGGAAGTCTTAAG ACAAATGTTCTGACTGAATTGAGAAAATGGAGACTTAGTTTGATTGAACATTACAAGCTTcaaatgagagaagaaaaagagaaacaaactgCACATGTGAGACAACTGACCAACGAGATGGAAAACCTGAAGGAGCTGCTACATACTTATGAAATATCTATTGGCAGAAAAGATGAG gtgATTACTAACTTGACCCAAGCATTAGAGAGACAAAAGGAGAGAACAGAGCTGATGAGAAAGTTTATGTTGTGGCGAATTCAGCACGTTAATGCCAAACAAGAG GAATATGCAAATAGAATAGCAGACAAACAATTCCGGACAGCTTTATTGAAGAAAGTATGGGCAGCATGGCGCTCTCTTagtgaagaaaaatggaaagaaaaagtagcAAAAGCCTGTCAGTTGAGGGCAGAAGATGTCTGTGTCCAACTCACCAATGATTATGAAGCCAAAATTGCAGAG CTAACTGCTGCTTTGGAACAGACGAAAACTGAGATTCTGCAACTGCACAGTGAAAGAGAACAGTATGAAGACACCATGAAGAAAGCCTTTATGCGTGGTGTATGTGCTTTGAATCTTGAAGCGATGACCATGTTTCAGAGCAAGGACAGTAGGACAGATTCTG ATGTAGGAGGCAGGAGAAATTATAATGGTACCATTGTTGCAGGAAGGCTACCTTCTTCACAAAATCCGCCCTCACCTCCACCTCCACCAGCAACTACTCTTCAGCTGGAAGACATG TTTTCTACCCACCTGGGTCATGCAAGCACTTCTCAGACCAGACTGGACTCAGATTCTCCAGTAATTGTCACTAGCACAGCTGCAGGATCTGGTGTGGCATCAGCTCAAAAACTG CCTGTGGCGAAAGTAATAACATCTGCTCGACAGAAAGCAGGAAGAACAATCACTGCTCGAATCACAGGCCGAGCTGATGTGGGACAAAAAGCCAGAATTTGTGGTAGTTTAGCAGTGATGGGAGTTGTTCCACCCGTGAGTTCCATCATTGTTGAAAAACATCATCCAGTCACTCAG CAAACCATATCCCAAGCCACTGCTGCTAAATATCCTCGAACCATGCTCCATTCTTCTGGTTCTACCACTGTGAGACCTGCAGGACAAGTTGGGCGAATGCTTCAGGGCCAAACTCATACCAGTGTTCAGTCAATAAAAGTTGTTGACTGA